accaaataaaaacactacaactcaatattaataaaaataaaatagttaaagcccaacaataaaataattcaagctatggagtaatttaaatgcgaaataattattaatatcaaggaaacacattatttaaatctcacaacttaaaaatcataaaataatacaacaaaaaacacgtttaatttaaaataaaagaaccacttattataataatttagataatcttttagtaaaaatatccgtaaatatggggtatcacatcctccctcccttaaaataaaattttgtcttAGAAATTTGTAAAATCAAACATCAGCGTCAAAACAAGATACAAGATACCACTCAGAGCATATTTGAGAGAAATATACCATCATTAACACCCAAACAATTAATGATACTTCTCTCTCATGCCTACTCCTATAGGCGATTCCATCAACTTGCACTAGTCTCCCAGTGATACATCATGCCTATTATTCCTAGAGTGGCCATGTAATTTGAAATCACCATTTCCATAAGAACCTTAATACAACACTCAAGTAATCTCAATGGATAATATCTTCCTACGATAAACTGTGCCAACCTCAATCACCCCTATACTTTATCTCCCAAACTTCATTGTATACTacactttggtaacctaatagccactttcaaaattaaccatcaataagcatAGCTAGTACAACCAAATGAatactctccaattacaagtatcttctcaaaatttctagtcaccactaattcctcaaaatcagtgaaaaatttgaatacctaATTATCTCAAAATAATCATGCTTTCATGCGCATTtggataactcgccaaaatacaaaaagattatgtcttcataaattaacaccattgagtacaagctaactcaacACCTGTAAACAAGAAAACCCTTTACCACATTtcgatagaaaataatatacatccaaaaaccacaaattatcactcattcctcagttggttCTAGCCgccttaatcaaaatcaacattctACAAAATACATCCGTGATCATAGACAGGGAACCAGTACTAAATCAACCTCAGCGTCCCAAATTGAAAGCAAGTAATTTCCCCCCCAAAATACACCCATCTcctctaagataaagaacaacCCTAAAAGGCTTGAATCTATCCCGGCCAATCAATAAGCGCCCTATAAACTTCAATCAACAACCTATACCCAAAAGCTCATCACTTAAATTCTGAATATTATCTAATCTAGCGATGACaaaacccccctcccccccaacaaacacacacacacacacacacacatatatgtatggtctttaattatatagaaattatacttGTTGTCGTGAGTGCGCAAGTActatgtaatcattttgaaaaaagtaaaaaaataagactcacataaaaaaaaaaattaattttttaatagtatatttcactttttttcaaaacgattgcatgACGTTTGCGTTCTCAAAGTAATATTACTCTTAATTACATGTTGTTAAGCATAGATTGgattaaatgattgaaaaactCTAATTGTTTATAACTCCCCTCTTACTAATTTGCCACGTTAGACTAGGCTCCATTTATTTATCTAAAtctaaattatctcatcttatcattataacttttttaaactctcatataaaatataataaacaatttaattttttcaaatttcaaaataaaattaatattaaaaacttatattataagaagattttatttaacttttaataaaacatctcatcttatatcatcttaactgtgtaaccaaataaGGCCTATAACCCACGCAGTTTGTAATTAAACCCGGCCAATAGTAGAATGTCAAGTGAATTGAAGAAGCCTGCTTACTCTTGGAGGCTTGAcccacaattttaaaaaatcaattattttttaaaatttttttagaagataaattctataagatttgtaatctctatcccttcaatttctctttttagtttcttcattaaaattattagattttCTAATCCTTCGTGTTCTGCGTTGAGTGGATCATTTCACATCTATTATTAAGGCTGCATTTTGATGGTCagctgagttgagttgagttgaattattttttaatagtattgagttgagatggttgAATGAGTTTGGTGGAGTCCATTTAAGATGAATTAAGtatatttgaatgttaaaatgagtttagatatttatgaaaaatttgaaataacaaTGGGTCtcactattattttatattgtattatcTGACAGGGGCTAACCGACGTGATTCTAATTGACCCACCTAGTACAGCAAAAAAGTTCTGATTCACGTGCACTATATCATCCGAAATGGCAAACTCctatcgttttttttttcatgaataaaGCAGCCACTTGGAATACTACCAGACGGTCACActtttttttcatcatgcaAACATATTCACAATTCCCTTTTTTTTCCAGTGTTTCCATActactttttctttaatttttttttttatccatttcatttcatttgttttttcatattactattttattatgaataaatattGGGAGCAGCCTCTGTTTGGCAACACCCAAAAACACACCTTACGTGGCACATTTTAATGACAAAATAGTCCCTAGCTGACCCCATCTGCACGTTcccttcattttcatttcattattctgTTTTGAATTTGCTGAACAGAGCTCCTCATCGTTTCGCCCCCACCAGCACCTCCTCATCGTTTATCCCTCGGCCCAGTCCCAGTCCCACTCTCCCCCCACCCCTCACCCTCGCATTCTCTCCCCCAGTATTTACTCCGCCCAGCACCTTCAAATTTGAACTGAAAAACAGCAAAGTTTCTAAATTTTGACAACTGAGCTAATTATTagttaatctttttttttttttttttgtttggagaaatagcatttttcatgCTTTGGGTCAGGTTCGAATCCGaccaaagatttagaaagtTATATCGGAATGACGTCTAAATGCAACTTTGTAAAGCATAGGCTGACGAACTCGAACCATAGCCGGAAACAAGGATCTGTTTGTTTAACATATATGACAGAATTTATAAACGTAACTTCTTCCCTCTTCTTATATTTCTTGGAAACGAAGcaatgttttttttgttttagaaatgCTTGCTTGCTTGCAAAGGGGCTGTGACGGCGACGGCGATTTTAGAGACTCAGTGCTGGGCGACGAGAGACTAGAGAGGGCGACGCGGGTGGGATTTTCAAATGCAAAATGGTGTTTTGGAGGGATAAAACGCACGTTTCAGgaaggaaaacaagaaaaagaaaaaatatataatattgacgTCAGGTGTGGGGTGTGTGTGTGAACAGAGGCGGATGCGTAGCAattctcttttattattttcctcCAGTGTTTTCCATActactttttctttaattttttttatccatttcatttcatttgttttttcatattactattttattattttccatacttttacttcataaaatatattatttcttatttatattttgagttaaatgaGTAACACCAAGTACCAttatctttcttaatttttatttgcaaatgcaaaatataattagttttttaaaaattatttaaaaataaaaaaattaataaataatatcactttattatttaaatgagtaaatgcatgtaaaaattgattttacacTACATTTTGTTTGTAGCTTTTTTCaacagaaattataaaaaaaaaaaattgcaacacCATGCTAGTAATTAGGTGTTTCCCTGTTGCCCAGTAGTATGCATCCACATAGCCAGTGCAATAGCATCTCTACTTGCAGCCATTGACTGTGCCGATGCAATCGACATGTCAGGAATATGAAATTGTTCATTGTTGTCTTGATCCATACTCATTTTTGGATAATCATCAGGATTGTTAAATGCTAGAAATGTTTGATCATTAGGCGTAATGGTCTGGATGAAGTTATTTATCACACAACATGCGATAATAATATAACGTTGCCGAGTTGGACGGTACTCAAGCATGTTTTTTAAAAGTCGAAAATGCCTCTTCAACACACCAAAAGTTCGTTCAATGACATTCCGAATAGATGAATGTCGATAATTAAATAGATCTTTATATCCTTGGAATGTATGATTTCCATGACGTTCAGATCTGTGGTATCTCACCCTTGGATACGACAGTATATATCCCTCCATGCAAGGGAATGCAGAAtcaaccaaataataataacctgAGATTTCAGTAGAAcagtaatctttttataaatatggtaTAGAAAATTACTGACTACTTGTTAGGTACAAATTAAATAACGTGTAGAAATTACCGTCTTGAAGCCATGGAAAATTTTTCTCCGGATGCCTTAACGCATCAATTAAAACACGAGCATCATGGGCTGTACCCTCCCACCCGGCATATACGAATGTGAATTTCATGTTGAAATCACAGACACACAAGACATTCTGGGCAAGTTGCTGATACCAATTTAAATATGCGTTAGTTACGAAACTCAGCACAACTGCGTCAATCATGACCCCATCCATTGCAGCATGACATTTCTGCAGATTTTGTTTTAAACTTGCATAAATTCCAAAATCGTGTATTGGAAACATTATGTCATTTGTAGAGTGCATTTTAATCTACGAAAATAGATATTGTAAGAAAAATTGACCTTGAACCATGGATAATATCTAGGATTTCCTTCAATACAAGGCATCACCCCTATCGTCTGACTTGGTTTAATCACATGGCGTGCAAGGCGACATAATGCAAGCATTACTGCGTACACATGTCGATTCACAGTTTCAACCGAATGTTGAAATAGATTAGCTGAATTTCGTTGAACTACACCATGTCTGACGGTGTAGCAAAACATTCCTAAGGCTTCCTCAAAAGTGACCTCTCGAGTCGAATCACGCAAGGCTACATCTCTACGTAACCGATCGCATAAGGCCTGGAATGCATATACCTCCATTCAAAACATCTCGTAACAGTTATCCGGATGTCCATTGAAGACTGCGTTGATATACTCCCTTCCACGCAAGCCAATATTATGTTGTGGCCTAGGCATACGACATTGGGCACAGGATTGCTGCTCCTCCATCATCATGTTCAGAAGGGTTGCATCTTCTTGCGTACCATTGTTACATCTTCTCCATGCGTTCCATTTCGCCCATCTATCTTCGTCAAATGTATTTGACACATTACTACTAGAGCCCTCCTCGCTTGCCTCGTTCTCCTCAATGTTTATCTCATCATTCCACCAACTATCATTGTCCATGCTGCGCTTTTAAAAATATGTGGTACGTAAATATTTAGAAGTTTTCAGTATTTATAATACTATGAATAAAAGGAACTCATTTTATATGAACTTAGCaagtacttttaaaaaaattaccacGCCAATGTTTGAACTTAAATTAGCCCACATGAAATACGATTGTTAGAAATCAACATACAACTAATAAAGTTCTagataaaatataagtaaaagaaAGTGTCAGATAATTCTATAAATCCAAAGCAAACCCAATATGCGTGGTCAGTTAGTGACCACACCCAGTGCAATTTCAGCTCTGGAGTCATGGTCTGGAAGACATTGATCATATTAGGATCCAAAAAAGCTTTTGTTGCGGCAAGCTGGACGTCCAAAGGTAGGGGAGGGGTGATATCATACAAAAACTGCATACATTGTGTAACACTGTTATAACCTGCATCAGACCCAGTATTTGAACTCTCGCCTCTATTGCACTTTGAACTGCATAGGTCAAACATCTTTGCATCCAACTCTGCCCGCGCTTTAGAACTAGCGGCAATTGTTTTCAAGGCATCAGCCAGATCTGGTGAGATTGATGGCCCGGCTGCATCCCTAAGTCATCGTCGAGGAGTCATTCGCTGCGACGCCCCTCCTTGTGTTTCGGGAGTGATCTCGATGGCATCCAGATCAATAGTCGAGTCTAATCTAGTGCCAGTGCAAAACATGGGACCCCGGGCCCTCAATTCATCCTCTAGATGCTGCTCTTCTTCTCTAGAGGGGGTTCTTGCGTTGAGGCAAAATGCAACACCCCTGTTGCGACCGCCTGACCAAAAATCATGCAGAGGACATCGTAGTTGCCACAACCACTGTTCTTGAACTTTTTCCACTCAGATCGGACCTAAGAAAtggtaaaaataattaaacaagtTGATTATAAAAGTTAAATGCATTTAATGGGCAATAATGGGCCATAAATTGATTACATaaagcaa
This is a stretch of genomic DNA from Carya illinoinensis cultivar Pawnee chromosome 15, C.illinoinensisPawnee_v1, whole genome shotgun sequence. It encodes these proteins:
- the LOC122296110 gene encoding uncharacterized protein LOC122296110, giving the protein MEVYAFQALCDRLRRDVALRDSTREVTFEEALGMFCYTVRHGVVQRNSANLFQHSVETVNRHVYAVMLALCRLARHVIKPSQTIGVMPCIEGNPRYYPWFKKCHAAMDGVMIDAVVLSFVTNAYLNWYQQLAQNVLCVCDFNMKFTFVYAGWEGTAHDARVLIDALRHPEKNFPWLQDGYYYLVDSAFPCMEGYILSYPRVRYHRSERHGNHTFQGYKDLFNYRHSSIRNVIERTFGVLKRHFRLLKNMLEYRPTRQRYIIIACCVINNFIQTITPNDQTFLAFNNPDDYPKMSMDQDNNEQFHIPDMSIASAQSMAASRDAIALAMWMHTTGQQGNT